Genomic window (Vidua macroura isolate BioBank_ID:100142 chromosome 3, ASM2450914v1, whole genome shotgun sequence):
agaacaaaattaaaagtctAAGAGTGCAAAATCATGCCTTCTGGAActaaaacaccaaaccaaaataaaaaatcccagccTTATAAGAAAGACTTAGGAGTTAATAAAATCTCTGAGTATTATGGCTGTCCTGATAACTATGAAAATATGATACAGCTTAAGTAAGTTCATAAGGGAAGACAGACTCCTAAACAGCTCTGCAATTCTGGAACTGTTCTACAAGGACTAGTAAGAGCAGTGGAGGTTTATATGGAGTTTGAAAAGTTCAAGAAGCAACTTTAGAAGCCTAGTGCCTTCTTGCTCCTGCTCTTCATTGTCTCAGATTCAAAGAATCTCTGCTCAAGTACATGTGTAGAGTTGTTTATCTTATCTTTTAATTtacttcaaacatttttttaccTTGAAAACCCCAGATAAATGTCCCTTGGTTCAGGTTAGCTGGCAGGTCTGTGAAAAGGCTTCCCCAGTTGTCCAGATCCACCAACACAATATGAGTCATGGTACTCAGATAGTCAAGATCAGGAAGTTCACCATCTTCAATGGGATAAAAAGgacacttttaaaattcatgtgACTTTCTGGTTAACCAgcttgcttttgaaaattcttGTAGTCACATATGTAAGGAAAagtcacaaaaagaaaagctacaAAACATGATGCTGTTTGGTGACtgcacagattttaaaatcaacTAATTCAGCACTTAATAATGCACAAATTAAGAGAGAAGAGTGCAATCTGGCTATATGATGGTATAGACCTGGATAGTTTTGTGGTAAGCACAGAGAAGCCACCATCCTTCACCAAGACATTTTAATAACTAATTTAATATCCAGCTGTGTACCCCTGACTATGGCAAGTCTCTGTGACATTCAATTGCTTGCATGCATAAAAGCACATAAAATGTTTAGATATGTACATTTTGCTGTACTTCTAGTAAATGTCAACCTCTTAATCAAAACATTATGACACCACTAGTAATCAAGAAACATTTCCAATTCTGAACACAAGAAAACTACATACTGGGAATATAAATTCTCAGCTGATACTGCTTTTCGGCAGGCTAAGAAAGTTGAGATGATAGTGATATAACAGAATTGCCCACACAGAAAGCACTATCAGgctcataaatatttatatatataaaaaaggcAAGTTTCTTTCGAATGTGTATGATAGATCACTTTTACACTTCTAGGCACTGGATCCCTAATTGGGGTATCCTTGATGATCCTCTTCCTTTTAACACCAAATTATGCTCCAAACTAATTTGAAAATCAAATGTTTCAGCCTCAGGATTCTCACATCTgcctttttgtttggtttcttttccccaCCAAGACTTCATAAAAATGGCATATAACAATAAATTGTGGAGTCTGAGTTTTGGAAATTCAAGTACTGAGAATTCAGTATACTAAATTCTGAGCTCATTTATAGACTGGATGTAACCAAATGGTATGTGACATGTACTGACAATGAAACAAAGTGTGTTGAGGACAGAAATACTTTTCTAATGCTGAAAGAAATTTTCTACATACTTTCACTAAGTTGTTCAGACTGTTCTAAGtcctcattttttattttatttccctctatTGGGCCCTGCAGAGGCGAAGATGGTGGTCTGTCCTGAGTTTTGCATGGAGATGCTTGAAATTGTTGCCTGTGAGGTTTTCTGACCACACAAGCCCCACTTGCTGAAAACTTGAATACTGTGTCTTCTGATTCTGATGCAAGACTTGACAGATCAGGTTTCTGCAAGAAGCAGTGTTTCATGTGATAGTGCTGATGTGCACTTTGAAGATCATCAAAGTTTTTGTTGCATGCAGCACATCTAACAACATACATCTCTCCCTTAGATTTTACTGATGTGTGACTCTTGAGATGACTGTTCATATCAGCAATATTCTGTGCCGTTGCAGAACACAAGCAGCATCGAAACCATAAGTTTCCTTTCTGCAGCATGGCTTTCTGACAATTCTCATGATCATTCCTCCTGTTTATTTTGGAGATGTAAGTTGTCCGGCAACCACAGGTTAAGCGGTCTCCTTGTTCGACTGGGAGGAAGTCCTCATCTTTTTTTATTGACAGTTCCACCTGCTCAGGCACAAATGTATAGTCCATGCTATGAAGTGCCTTGTAATGGGTTAGAAATTCTTCCTCTGTGTTGAAGAAGAGATTACCACAAAGGCCACAGAAGTATTTAGTCTGCATCTCCTGATTATGATGCTCTTGGAAGTGCCGCTGTAGCGTTCCTACTTTCCGAAAATGATTTTTACATATGCCACATGAGTACCTGTGAAATGCATGGCTTTCTAAGGACATGCAATGTTGCTGAACACTCTCTTCAGAATCAAACATCTCCTCACAAATGCGGCACTGCCATTTTCCCACAACAGGACCACTTTCAGGGGACAGATCCACAGGGCCAGAAATGCAGTCTTTATCTCCACCTGCAGAAATGCTCACTGCATCAGAAGCAGATGGCATAGGTTCATCTTCTACAGCTTCTTGCTCATAGTAGTAACTATGTCCACCATGAAATTCAGTTACGTGTCCCATAATATCCTCTTCTCTAAGATCTACAGAGCATGCTCTGCACCAGAGAAGAAAATTAGTCAAGTGTGCTCCTCCATGGAATCGACTCATATGCAAGCGGATAATGCTTGAATTTTCAACCAGCTTTCCACACACAGCACACTTATGACAGATCCTATTTGCtgataaaatgtgcttttctacTGACTCTTCCGTAAAAAACTTTTGAAGGCATTCACAAAACCAGGCTTTTACTTTGCAAGCACTACCTTGACGTTGGTTTGCAACTTTATCTTCacttttatcttttaaattacTCTTCCGTTTTGAAGGACTAGACCCCATTTCACTGGAGGACTCATCTGGACTCAAATGTCTTTTAAGCAGTGGTCTTGACCGTTCCACAATGTAACCCAAATGAGactgatttttgtgttttccattGACATGGCAGAACATCAAGATTGACTCTTCCAGTGTAGTAAAAACTCTAATGTTATGTTGAGTGGTTTGTTTGTGTTGGGTCATCTGATTCTTATCAGCAAACAGTTCATCACAGTTCTCACAGTGACCTTTCGTTTTAAATATCTCTGCAACTTGGGAGACGCTTTTCTTTGACAGTGCCATGGGTCCAGAATTATGACAACGTGTTCTAGAATGGATAAAAAACATTAAGAGGTTATATCACCACCTGAAACATTTGTAAACTTTCAGATGTACTTGATATATTACCAAGTAGCTACGGCATTAATGCACGGAAACAGTGTGCCCTGTGTCCTTTAACCCACCTACCAGCTTGCCAACAAAACCATGCAATGTAAATTTAGTCTCTGAAATTTGAAGAGAATTAGGTGCTAATTTCCAAAGCTAGCATGTAGATTGATGCTTATGTTCTTGACTgtacattttcaaaatcaaatgCTGCCAACTTCAAAATAGTGGACCAGcaaacagcttttgttttactGTTACAACAAATACAAAAAGGATCCTGACATTGATCAGCTTTCTGCAGTGTGGGGTAAAGTTAAGGGGGCAGGCTTTTGATTGTTTATTCAGGAAGTCAACATTCAGATGGTCCTAGCTGCCCTGAAATCCACTAGTACCACTGAAAACATGCAGGTATGTCTGCATACCTGTCATTGATCTATGGATGTTCACATTATAAAGACAACTGCCTTTCACAAACCTGAAATGAGCCGTTAATTCCATATGTGAGCGCAGTATCTTGAAGCAGGACATACACTTCACTTGGAAGGAAAcctctttgcacagagatacCAAGAGGTTCTTTGCAAAGGATGGAAAAGGTAGTGGATGGCCAGACTTCACTGCATCTGTAAAACAGAATGGTAGAAATGCAACCACACGTTAGAGTTTCCCAACAGAATTTCAGCTCTGTGATGACATAATTAATTGCTACTTGTCTGTCACAGGGTTCAGAGTGCAAGTTAACAAGTGTCAGCTGAGCTACAGTAACTGTATAGTACTGGAAGCTGTAACTAAATCCcaaattttttaaacttctgtaaCGATCTTGTACCTGAAtctgtttgcattttgctttttcatacTTGGTgacttattttacttctcttttcctccttctacAATGCCAGGTCCATATCTCTCTTAGGAAGGTTCTTACCTTCTTCTCCTCCACCTATTACCAGCAGTCTACTCTTATTagataaaattttgttttaagcCATAGagtattttttctgaaagagcACGCAATTTATTTAACAAGTTCTCACATACCCTGAccatctctttctctctttcccatcCTTAATGTTAATTCTTAAACTTTTAGATGCAGGACTTTCTGTTGTTCTGAGCATATATTCCACTGGTAACTCCCAGTACCAGCAGAGTAAGAAAATTCTACTGAAAAGATAATGGAAAATAGTTTATGGGTTATATATTGTTCATATTCTGCACCttagcaggatttttttttttttctgttttagtaAGATGTGATGATCAGCAGGCAGTAATTTGAGGTTATGCCTTTCAGTTAACTTCAATGACAGATCTCAGGCCATGCTGATAATTATTAAGCATGAAACCTAATGAATACAAAGTAAAACATGGAAcagtcaatttttttctgagttaagCACTCTCCAActctaaagaagaaaacactaatttgtgtttttaatcttttcaaagCAAGAGCTCACCAGTAATCTTTTTTAAAACCTATGACCTGAATTTAAAAGCATCTGCAGTCATCAAATTCAGAACTAATAACCTATTTGAGAATAAAAGTACATTAGAGTGACAATGCATAAGGGAAAGTATAACCATGCAGCTGATTGTCACTTCACTACATGaaggcagcacctgcaggggATTCCTTCAAAGCCTCTTCATTTCCTGCAGCCACTCTACGGAATGACAAAAGTGAAGACACACTTACGAagatgagaaataaatatatgaatCCTTCTGGCCATGTAGGCTTGTTCAGAGAGTTACAATGTCTAAAATATGGCCACTTAGTAGTTCAGCTAACAGTGAAGTAAATGCTTTAATGCCTACTGCTTatgtcaaaaataaaatcagtacaGCTATGTTGGGCATTAACCCTGTTTGCAACACCATGATCAGACAGATCTTTCCTCTGGACTTTATTAAGCATGGTTCAGGATGTTCCCAGCTCACAACATAACCATCTGCCTTCAGCAGCCATGTAGTCCGTGCAAGCCATCAGACCAGCAGCAATGTTCCAGCTAAGCACTCTAAATTTGCAATTATATGGAGAAGACATTTTAACAAGTCTTTGCCATCAGGAATGCCAAGGACACTGACAAGAAAAATAGCCTCCAAGCACACTACAGACAGTCGAGTAAGGAGAAGAAACTCAACAGCCACTCTGACTggaattgaaaagaaatttatgtGTTTTGCTCTGAGTCTCTTTCAACATGCTAAACGTAAAGTTACTCAGGAAAGTAGTTGCATGGAGTCATTGGAGGATGAGAAGCTTATATGACAGACTCAACAACATCTCATTACAACAAGTGTGATAGAGGAATAATTTCTACACAAAAACACAATTTTCAAAGCATCACATTTAAGatcttaaaagaaaagtaagaatTCATTAATAACAAACTTTAAAACCTTAAGCTTTTTTACTCAGCAGAAAAATGTAAGTCACTTCCTATCTTAAGGATGAATtatcagaaaaaattaaaagcagtacACTTAGTAGCAACGTACCACTCAGTTCAGAAACCTGCAGGAAGTGTTTCTTTTGCGACATATGCTGCCAACACTCATCTCTTTTGGTGAAAAGGAAGAAGCAGTTTGGGCATGCAAAACACTGAATATGCTGTGGAGGAGTACCTTTTTTATGCCCATCATTTTCATTTagctggaagagaaaattatctatttaggaaaaaaattaagtcaagAAACCAGGCCCAGTTCTCACATCCTCTCATTCCTCTCTCATTTCTGTGGTAATATTTTCACTTCTAGATTTCCAGCTACCACATCTGTATTTACCTACAGCCTACCCCTCTGCATTTCAGCTCACAAGACACAAGGAACTGGCCAAAGTACCACTGTCAAAATGAGCTACTTATACACCCTTATTACACCATCAATTTCTCCATCCCCTTCTTGCACCACTGGGAGCAAGTACCTTCCCAGGGACTATGGGCTCCAGCAATTCTTAGCTATTCCCTTTACCCAGGCTCTCAGAAAAAGCTCTGTCAATAAAGCAGCTGTTTTACCTCATGTCAGCTCTCCTCTAATCTTGCTAACCTCTAACTCCCCAAAATGCTGCTCCTCAGAGTAGCCCAAAAAGTCTGTCTTCTGTAGAAGTCAACTCCTTCCACCCGCTTTGCCTCCTACATCAACttcacagctctgccttcagGGCAAAAATCCTTTAGTTCTGCTTCTGATATTTTTGCTTGCTTCTTTCTACATCACTCTAAGAATCTTCATTATATGCTTAGAGCTTTGATTAGGATTATCCCCCCATTCCTTACACATCAAAGTAATCCCATCTTCTCGCTGTCTGCAAGAGACACTCACTGCCTTTCCCCCACCTTGGCTGCTACTCCAGCTAATGTCCCTGAACACATTGTGTGAGAGGCACACAACTTTGAAGCAATGGAAGAAGAGCAGGGACACACTACAGTGCAGTCTTTCAGCTTGTCAGGTATGACTAATTATCAAGTTATTACTACAAGCAAAATTTAGTCTGATTATCAGGAAGTCTAACACTTCCCCAAATTTAATGCAGCTTCTGGAGACTTGGCGAGAATATTTGTTATCAAAACACCCAATTTTGAAAATGCTATCCACTATCCAATCCTACACCATACTGCTTAAATAAAACCTCCATCTTCTTTTGGCTGCTACTCTTTTCTGTCAAGTTATTTCACCCTAACTTACTGCCTTTACCTTTCATAGTtttggaaatgcaaaaaaaaaaaaaagggactaTCTATCAACAACACCAATAGATGGACAAGAGTTCAAGACAGAATTATGGTCCTCTTGAAAGCATACCAAAAAGTACAACCTAATGGCCACATCTAAAGGGAATACTGTCAGGCTACACCAGGTGTTTGAAACACAGCAGAatcagagaaaacaatcttaaagagcaacagagaaaagagagaaagagggttaaagaaaaaaacaaaacaaaaaacccaccaaaaatcAATGCATAATTTTAAGTCTTAAACCCTCTACTACATTCAGTCAGGCGAGTTATTTATCCTTATGCTCTTGCCTTAGATAAAAGATGATCATTGTACTGCTGAGAGGTTGAAAATCTTTCACAGCATATCACACAGGCAAAAGCATTATGTGGGGGTCCATGTAATGTGACTGTTGG
Coding sequences:
- the ZNF451 gene encoding E3 SUMO-protein ligase ZNF451; its protein translation is MEPHNSDSFHKNKSPASGSEDEIEFIGEGPLRPVLECIDLVSSEDEEPNSSSYFHRNTKRKDHIDYQKERVASTLDRLARHVEVEKQQKEEKNKAFKEKVDSQYAHGLQELEFIREHSDTEAARLCVDQWLKMPGLKPGSVNGGRRAIFKRTGQTRVNSSPKCCPVMHCNRQFDNVHLLLGHLQRFDHSPCDPTVTLHGPPHNAFACVICCERFSTSQQYNDHLLSKLNENDGHKKGTPPQHIQCFACPNCFFLFTKRDECWQHMSQKKHFLQVSELSDAVKSGHPLPFPSFAKNLLVSLCKEVSFQVKCMSCFKILRSHMELTAHFRTRCHNSGPMALSKKSVSQVAEIFKTKGHCENCDELFADKNQMTQHKQTTQHNIRVFTTLEESILMFCHVNGKHKNQSHLGYIVERSRPLLKRHLSPDESSSEMGSSPSKRKSNLKDKSEDKVANQRQGSACKVKAWFCECLQKFFTEESVEKHILSANRICHKCAVCGKLVENSSIIRLHMSRFHGGAHLTNFLLWCRACSVDLREEDIMGHVTEFHGGHSYYYEQEAVEDEPMPSASDAVSISAGGDKDCISGPVDLSPESGPVVGKWQCRICEEMFDSEESVQQHCMSLESHAFHRYSCGICKNHFRKVGTLQRHFQEHHNQEMQTKYFCGLCGNLFFNTEEEFLTHYKALHSMDYTFVPEQVELSIKKDEDFLPVEQGDRLTCGCRTTYISKINRRNDHENCQKAMLQKGNLWFRCCLCSATAQNIADMNSHLKSHTSVKSKGEMYVVRCAACNKNFDDLQSAHQHYHMKHCFLQKPDLSSLASESEDTVFKFSASGACVVRKPHRQQFQASPCKTQDRPPSSPLQGPIEGNKIKNEDLEQSEQLSENGELPDLDYLSTMTHIVLVDLDNWGSLFTDLPANLNQGTFIWGFQGGYSNWKPPVHCKIYNYLKRIGCFFLHPRCSTRREAADFALCVHAGRLDEHLPKQIPFTILSGDKSFLELENQFKMTQRSARILNPHHIEGDMMCALLNSISDITKGSDSEEDEDVKETVKRSLEETKKQEELQDVELQEAIKRSLEEM